The sequence TTCGATAGCATACTTGTCCCTAGCGCAGCATGCTACTTCATCAACAAGAAGTTTCGATAGCCCCTCTGCGAATTTACGAAGAAAGCTAATAAATCATTTGCGTGTCCGTAGAATTTTTTAAGATAAGTTTTTCCCTATTTGTCGTTGctttgcatacaagttttcagttttcctttttggttTGTGTAACGCTTACGTTGTAAGGAAGGGTAGCGGTAGTTGGTTGTTAACAGCGCAGAAGAATTCGTCTGAAATCCCAGAAACCTCCTCTCATTGTtgccaataatatatatatatatatatacacttcccCCCTCTACAACATATTACTATTGCACTACTAATTTAATTTAGTCTGTTAGGAAGTAGCCAAATTCAATCTTGCTCACAGAGCTACTCAGAAGGTTAGCATCTCTTCCTGCACCACTATGGTTCCTTTTCATTTCATTGTGCTAGGTATTGAACTATTTTTTGGCAGGTCGCTGCTTACACTGCACAATGGCATTCCCAACGAACGAGGTTTCGGCTACCACTAATGATGTTGAAACAGTTTTGAACGAAATATGTGAAGTGCTCAAAGCCCATGAAGACAGATATGATGGTGTAATTGTTGACATAGAGAATATGCAGAACGATGCTTGTCGTTTTGCAGCTTCACTGAAGGCATCACTTTCTCAATGGGCACGCCAGGTCAGTGCTTACTGCTTTGTTAACTCTAAATACATATCCCTCAAGACAATAATAAATAGTACCCTCAATTCATCATGCTTGTTGGGTATATAGGGAAAGAAGGCGGTGTGGATTAAAGTTCCCAAGGAACAGGCGAAACTAGTACCCGTTGCGATTGAGGTCAGTTTTTCAAAACATCGCTGCTACCATCGACGTTTTTTTCCCTCCAACCCATTTGGCTAGGCTTCAATACTGATTGGTGGATTACAGGTGGGATTTGGGTACCACCACGCAGAGCCTTCATATGTGATGTTAGTGCATTGGATCCCTCAAACTCCCCCCACCATCCCTGATAATGCTTCACATCAAGCGGGAGTTGCAGCTTTTGTATTCAACGAGGACGGAGAGGTAAAGATGTAATCCAGTTCTTATATATTGTAGTTACTCTGCTTAATATTCTCCTCCTGTCCGTAGCAATGTAACTGTGAAGTGTGAAAAGACATTCACTATTTTGAGTGGTTGTTCGATTTAAGAGGTTTTTTTTTCCTTACATAAATTATCGTGACAATGGCAATATAGGTTCTAGTAGTTCAAGAAAAGTGTGGCCCTTACAAAGATTCCGGGTTGTGGAAGATGCCAACAGGAAGAATTAACCAGGTATCAGGTTTAAATTTCCACATCAAACTAAATTCAAGACCCTGCAGTTTTTACATGAAATTAAAAGACGATATCTAATGTACTTATCGGCAATTTGTTTCTGATAGGGGGAAGGCATTAAGGAAGGGGCCGTAAGAGAAGTTCAGGAAGAAACAGGGGTAAATGTCACTTACCTCACCTTTCTCCTCTGAATCAGGATTTTTAGCTTATGTTCAATATAATTTCCgacatttttttttgataatttatgTATTTTCATGTACTCTTACAGATTAATACAGAATTTGTACAAGTGGTTGGGTTCAGGTAAGCAAAACTTTAATCATTAGAAAAAATTGTAACTTGTTTCATAGTTTGTACGAAGAAGGATAAGTTTGATCTAGCTCTATAATAGTTGTGATTGAACTGCAGGGATGGTCACAATGCCCCTTTCGGAAAATCCGATCTGCTCTTCGTGTGTATGTTGAGATCTCTTTCTTCTAATATTGTTGTGCAAGATACCGAAATTTCAGTAGCCAAGGTACGTGTTTAAACATTATTTCAACATCGTTCAGTTGGATAACTTCAATATCGTTTAAGTGGGgcttaaatttgttttattttcagTGGATGGCGATAGAAGAATTTGCATCTCAACCTAAAAATCAGCAAAGCAAACTCCTAAAAGATATGATCGGCGTGTGTGTTGCCAACGTCAACGGACAATGTGAAGGATTTTCAGGCATTGGGATATCGTCCAACTCGCGCAAACCCTCTGCTTTCTTCTGCACTGCCCTTAATTCTGAGTAAATTATCGGCATTTGCAAACTGAAGAACAAAGATAGAATGGATTTCAGCAACTTCATTCAATACATTCGTCCTAGTCATGTCTAGATATTCCTAGCACGCTCCATGTAACAATGATTTCCTCGATAGAATATTATATTTAAGTTAACATGTTGAACGagtatattttttttaatcaagttttgaaataaatacaaatttttcaattatatttgaaaaatatttgtatTGTATATTTGACACTATGATCATTTGAAACAAAGATTTGTAACAATTTCATGTTTGAAGAATTTATATTTATGATTTCTTTTGTTGTTATGAAATGAGCTTAAGAACTATTTATTTGTTGATTTATTTTGTTTCTACACATTAAAATTAGACTTTAGTGGACTTATACATAAATAAATGGTTGATTTtatgtaaaataaatatattataaatgaaCTCATACATCATCTTTCTAAAATTATTTCTCATACTCTTAAATTGTATTCTTAAGATGTAAATAAAAGAGTCACCAAATATATCATTAGACAATAGTGTGTACACACACAAACTTTACTTTAAAAAAATGACATTGTACAGTTGAAATAACATGGCACTACGCACTTATGATAACTTCCACTTCATCTTTAACGACTTTCTTTCATTGCACGTGAAGCATGAAGATGCTTTTTAAAAAATAGTAGCTTTACAAAATGTTCATGTGGAGTACAACTATTCATAACCATTTAGCTAACTAGTTATCTAATGGTCATAGCCAACTATACATCTATGCAAATTTCTACTACATCTTTGTTATACCAAATTCAAACCATAGTCTTTTCTATACATATAAATGTGGCCATGCACTGTATCAAAGGCGATATTTTCTTGAAATATGTTGTCTTTatgaatgatttttttattgttaaaatttACCCTCGTATGTTTTACTTGAAAATGTATGATGTGCATTCTTATCTATGTTGTAAAATATGACACTTGAAATTTGTGAAATATTTTTTATCTTCACATCTACATTTTTTTTCTTGTTATTTCTACATTTATTTAGAATTCCCTTATATTTGGTATCAAAACCTATTGCTTTCATAGATATCTTTTTGCTATAGTGTATATATTGCCCTTTCTTGCATAGTCTATTTGCATCCAACTCCTAAACTCCTCCAACTGTACTATTTTCAAACTTTTTATTTTACATGCTTTGATTTAGGTATCAGAAATAAATTTCTTTTACTTCCCCTAATTCCTAACAAGGCTCTAGTGACTAATTAATTTTTGTTATACATAAAACTTTGATATTAGCTAGTTACAGTGTGGTGAGACTGGTTGTATTATAATACTACTTTGAAATAGAAATATGGAATCAATTTTGTTTCAATAATCTACTTATCCATTGCTAACTGCACCTTAAGGGATCAATCCTTAGTAGGATTTTTGTGTTTAAAGAATTCATACCAAATACAATCCATTCTTGTGAGAAGgtagattttaaaaattcaataatAGATGCAACAAGACTCCAATTATCCAAAATCCATAATCTAAAGTCTATACTATCCAGAGATAGAAAATTGTACTTTGGAATAAAAGGCTTTCATTTCCTATCATATTAATTAACTCTACTTGTGAGTTAAAAGTTTATTTTTAGGCACGCAGTGAGGTATGTTTTAGGCACGTAGAAGTTTTTTTATTCAAGAGAACCAATGGCttcaataaatagataacaatcacaaAATTATAGAATAAAATTATACACAACAAAGAATAAGCTGGCTACATAATAACTCCAAATCAAAAATCGTTCCAAACCACCAAGCACTTTCCAAACCAAATTGATTGATAGCCTTTGTGTGTGGATGTTTATACTATCAAACTCATAGGTAAATTCAAAGAATATATAATGCAAGTAAAAGAAAGATACAATcatcttgatatatatatataattttgttttagaaaataaaataaaatatatttaaaaataaataaaataatgggGTCCACAACCCTGGGACTACGACACCTGCATGGGGATGTCGTAGCCGCAAGGACTATAGTACCCTTTCAACTATCTCAAATAGATGAAAAATGAACAAATTATTTCTCAATTGTCTTAAAGGTTACATTTTATTGCAGAACAAAATAAAATGTAACCTTTAAGATAATTAAGAAATAATTTATTCCTTTTTCATCTATTTGAGAtagttgaaaatatattttttgaaaaacaagagttatcaagggaagaggaaaaaataaaatataacctTATTATTTTTGTTACATACACATGCacgcacactcacacacacacacacacacacatgtatgtacatacatacatacatacatacatacatacatgcatgcatgcatgcatatacgttgggctgttgtcattgatgtggtTTGGTCTGTCATGTATGTTTTGGTTTGGTCTAGTAGTTTGCTTCAGTATATGTTATAGAACCATTTCTTTAGCTTCTTTATTATGCAATGTACATGCATGTTTACTTCATGCATATTTGAGGTCTAGTATCTACCTTACCGGAAGATATTCTGGGTCCGGTCCCATCcggatgtgatgaaggcataatcTACAAGGCATTTTTGGATGTGGTCCTATCCGGACATATTAGAGGCATGTTCTACAGAGTATTTTTGGACCAATGTCGAACCCAACATCTTATGAAGACATTTTTTAATTGCATGTGGATATTTCGGTCTCACCCCTTTTTGGTTGAGCCAACTAATCATAATATATAGTGTAGACATATATAACCATCAATTTTGCAAGTTAgagatatggtttttgaaaaataACTATTGTGTACGTATTACATATGCGAAAAGGTTTTTGGATGTGAATATTGTTATGTGGTGTATGTACAATGAATGTAAAGAGCAGTTTATGCACTTCAATGAAATTGTAATTCATGCATATGTCTGATGCAACTCTAACAGTTCATGTAATTCCCGCCATGAAAACCATAGAGAGACTATCAGATAATTTTAAAACGTagagataattttttaaaaattaacaaCTACTCATTAAACAACATTATTACATTTCTCATTACAAATTACAAATGCAATTTTAACATGAACAAATTAAACTGAAGTACACAAGCAGAATTATCATATAAACATATTAAACAATTTTAACATTCTTTCCTAGGGTATCATAATGTTTTACTGAATTACTTCAAATATGGTAATAGACAACATCCATAGATGATCAATGTCCACATACAATGTATATTCATTTCACTCTATTATATAAGTCAATCATTAAGTTTTTATTACATCATGTACATGTATCCTACTCCAAGTATACATCATCTGTTGCCAATAGGGAATCCCAAtatacaattgcaaaaaataaggaTCTTCTATCTTGATCACAAACATCCAACACAAGgaaaacatcccaatggaagaaaaatATCAACCACCCAAGTCTCCGACCATGTGGAAgcaaaaggaaccaccccctgtgctctAGAGAATGATATAAGGTCCCACACACACCAAGCTTAGACTAACACCTATCTCTCATAACACAACAAATTACATAAACAAATACTATCAACACAAGATGTCTAGGATCAAATGTAAATAAAGATAGTTGCTAGAGACTTCCATGAAATAAAGGCTGAGACCGAGGGCACACTTAGGGGAAAGTGTCATCACATTCTGTCATCAAGGTTATCCTAGTAGTCTCTTTAGATCTCGGTGCCAACTGACACCCATGTGGAACCAACTCAACTTCTCATGAAGACAAAGGAGTACAGTCATGCCAataaggccttcccaatctcatcctaagACTGTACTGGCACtttaggccatgagtggggcaccaaaATAATTTACtatcttattaatgtgaaaactacccaatcccctaaataaataaattaaggatATCACTTATTTAAAAACTTCCAACGAGATCTCCTAGTAGCCACACAAAGGCCCTGGCACGCACTTGGAAGCCACTTCCCCTAATATGCTCCTATAATATAGGgtcaaatataaataataaatatgtagcatcctaaaatttcaccccttgcaattttgatcatattttgggccctcaccttattgATCTCGTCCCCACACTTGACCATGACCTATTTTTGTCTTCCCTATGCAACCAGACTTCATTATTAACCTTGCACCTTGCATGGCCatcttgatcctaccccaaaatagggcaagactagGGCGTGGCGTCTTGATCCCCACTAGGACGAGGGCATTCTTCCTTGGTATCCCTTAAGGGGACCTACCTTGGCCCTTCTCCCTTGGACTTATCTCAAATGTGAGCAAAAAATAAACCCCTATGTCGGCCTCTGTcggaaaattaaatatttgacaataggcaagtatatcaggaggtcttcccctctcatttggatatacattCATGAAAGCGGAATTGGATCTCAAGCGTTCAAGCAGTCATCATCAAAcaatcttcaaggctgcatattcttcatctatccattggggaaatattacttcattcatttgtaagaatgtgtgtgtgttaaggttttgtaatattcatgccatttcatacaaaatatgtgattacattcaagaagaaaagtatcattatcatctattgtagatctcaaggtatacctttccatcatttattttaagtatttatagtatttcattcaaggttgattccaaactggagtttgacttaggcaaacccctattcccatcccctttcttcttctttctgtgtgcaggaaacatgTGTGTAGTTGTACTTCTACCATTAATCTTTATTTGTAGAGAAAAAACCCCTTTTTGACGCATGGAAAGTTCAGAGGCCCAAGTAGAGGGCGCCCCTGTCCGGACACACGATCCCTAAAAATTTTGCCTGATTTTGTAGAGAAGctctttgaatcatctcaaacttctcaaatcgaGGTGCACGACTGAATCACGAATCTGTAGCTCGTTGTTTTCACATACTTTGTCTTGAATTTCAgaactttacttattcaacttacaaaagagggtcaaacacattccaatctAAATTAATATACTTATTATTCAacccttgcatcatttaggattggatctagtagattcatcccctctttttaatgtaaagtttCCTCAATTGAAAATCGGCTTAGTGACTTCCCCCtttcatgtggtgaatttgctaagctctaatttttcactttacattttggtgaacccgactccttagaccattaattttgatttttgttttcagatttgagtgtatgcagtttaaaattaaaatttccatttacaagtttgatttctttgcaaattttaaaaatttaaaggttgattttattaaaaccctaatttttattttcaaaattgagcttgcgatttgtataatttggattaattatttcagatctgagaatTCATTCAATTTgtaaattcaaaatttcatctacaagtcaaatttaagaactaaattttaaaattaagtggttaaattcaaaaacccttatttttaaattttttaaattgagcttgtgggttgtttaaattttgaatttccctcttcaatttTGGTtgctaaattaaaattaaaattcaaaattgcaaccttggatcaaatttcaaatttaaattttaaaattaagtggttaattaaacaaaccctaatttctaagtttaaattaatcttgtgcgttttccaatttttcaatttccaaattcccactttagatctattttcaaattttaaattaagtggttctttttacaagaccctaatttttcatttaattctcttgtggacaatttcaaatttaaatttttaaaattttttatgaggttaattaaaagagccctaatttttaaaattaaattatttctttcaattcttaaatttcaacatttaaattgaaattttaaaattaaattatttctttcaattctcaaatttcaacatttaaatttaaattttaaaattaagaggttatttaatgaagacctaatttgaaattaaatttttattggataaattcaaatcttctagtggaTAATTAAGATGTTATTTTCAAAggcctaattataaatttaaatttcctaggaggttgcataaattgattaataatttttctaaaattttgaattattcatatCTCAAAttcttattttcaaattttcatttcacatttttcaatttaaaaaaaaaaaaaaatcaattttgagtctcattaatttaaataaattaagaggttttatttataaaatcctaattttaTTTTCAAACAATTTGGTTGGACTTAAATTTCAATATTCATCATGGTAATTAATGGATTTGACCTATTTTTTATTTCACACATGAGTATCGctttttacatatatttattataatcatgtgttggataatggctactttcacttcatgttacttcttttcattcataacacttggacatattgcaatttttgaatttccaagttgattccttttcatagattagatctcaaatctttcatttttaatatatgttgtgttatggtgatgtttttgggcAAATGTATTTCATACatagatcacctaaaagcttttgtagatcctaatcctagagatgacaatgagaaacctaatacttgtac is a genomic window of Cryptomeria japonica chromosome 7, Sugi_1.0, whole genome shotgun sequence containing:
- the LOC131855915 gene encoding nudix hydrolase 2-like; the encoded protein is MAFPTNEVSATTNDVETVLNEICEVLKAHEDRYDGVIVDIENMQNDACRFAASLKASLSQWARQGKKAVWIKVPKEQAKLVPVAIEVGFGYHHAEPSYVMLVHWIPQTPPTIPDNASHQAGVAAFVFNEDGEVLVVQEKCGPYKDSGLWKMPTGRINQGEGIKEGAVREVQEETGINTEFVQVVGFRDGHNAPFGKSDLLFVCMLRSLSSNIVVQDTEISVAKWMAIEEFASQPKNQQSKLLKDMIGVCVANVNGQCEGFSGIGISSNSRKPSAFFCTALNSE